From a single Streptomyces sp. NBC_01276 genomic region:
- a CDS encoding ScbR family autoregulator-binding transcription factor encodes MIKQERAVRTRRALIESAARVFGRRGYAEATLSMISVGAGVSPGALHFHFENKAAIAAAVEAAAARALRAAAREVYARRTSALQALADSSHALAGLLLSDVVARAGFQLSREPTYPSSFALPGEWHEYVHRLLTEAAHEDSLLPGLNRQSVTTTVVAATLGFEVLGRDDAQWLAPRTLAGFWRVVMPCLATPATLRALGAAGRGS; translated from the coding sequence GTGATCAAACAAGAACGCGCTGTCCGCACCCGCCGCGCACTGATCGAATCGGCGGCCAGGGTGTTCGGACGGCGCGGGTACGCAGAGGCGACGCTGAGCATGATCAGCGTCGGAGCCGGAGTCAGCCCGGGCGCGCTGCACTTCCACTTCGAGAACAAGGCCGCGATCGCGGCGGCCGTCGAGGCGGCTGCCGCGCGGGCACTGCGCGCTGCGGCCCGGGAGGTGTACGCGCGGCGCACTTCGGCCCTCCAGGCCCTGGCGGACAGCTCCCACGCCCTCGCCGGGCTGCTCCTGTCCGACGTGGTGGCACGGGCCGGCTTCCAGCTCAGCCGGGAGCCCACCTACCCGTCGTCGTTCGCCCTGCCCGGGGAGTGGCACGAGTACGTCCACCGGCTGCTGACGGAGGCGGCGCACGAGGACTCCCTGCTGCCCGGCCTCAACCGCCAGAGCGTCACCACGACGGTGGTGGCCGCCACGCTCGGCTTCGAGGTGCTCGGCCGGGACGACGCCCAGTGGCTCGCCCCGCGCACGCTGGCCGGGTTCTGGCGGGTGGTCATGCCCTGTCTGGCGACCCCGGCCACCCTGCGCGCCCTGGGTGCCGCCGGCCGCGGCTCCTGA
- a CDS encoding aromatase/cyclase, whose amino-acid sequence MSVERVHRMSHAVDAAAPAGVLYNVVADTAPWPLFLPDTVHVERLEFDGTTDRYAQWAIADGTARPSLWRRTLDAHHRRVGFRQERPADPVTTSGGSWSVEELAPGWSRLSLEQDITVAGNRTADVARVLASAQAEARGVLGRLAALAERWQRIDGLLLSFEDSVRIPGPAEPVHEFLYRVGSWPGRVAHVVGADVTEDRPGVQRTRLVNLADDGSAYTTEEVRVCFPAAGRIVFKRTRPHPLLAAHAGEWSVEPDATGVTVVCRHDVLLDAGAVERMLGPGADPARAGRYVREVLGRESLATLEPAQQYARESVRSLRPV is encoded by the coding sequence ATGTCTGTCGAGCGAGTACACCGGATGTCACACGCGGTCGACGCGGCCGCACCGGCCGGGGTCCTGTACAACGTGGTGGCCGACACGGCGCCTTGGCCGCTGTTCCTGCCGGACACCGTGCACGTGGAGAGGCTTGAGTTCGACGGCACCACGGACCGGTACGCCCAGTGGGCGATCGCGGACGGGACCGCGCGGCCGTCGCTGTGGCGGCGGACCCTGGACGCGCACCACCGGCGCGTCGGCTTCCGCCAGGAGCGTCCGGCCGACCCCGTGACCACCTCCGGCGGCTCGTGGAGCGTGGAGGAGCTTGCTCCGGGCTGGTCGCGGCTGTCGCTGGAGCAGGACATCACCGTCGCCGGGAACCGGACGGCGGATGTCGCGCGCGTGCTCGCGTCCGCACAGGCCGAAGCCCGCGGTGTGCTCGGCCGACTGGCCGCCCTCGCGGAGCGCTGGCAGAGGATCGACGGGCTGCTGCTGTCCTTCGAGGACTCGGTGCGGATCCCGGGACCGGCCGAACCCGTCCACGAGTTCCTCTACCGGGTGGGCTCCTGGCCCGGCCGGGTCGCGCACGTCGTGGGCGCCGACGTCACGGAGGACCGCCCGGGGGTGCAGCGCACCCGCCTGGTCAACCTGGCCGACGACGGCTCCGCGTACACCACCGAGGAGGTGCGGGTGTGCTTCCCGGCGGCCGGCCGCATCGTCTTCAAGCGCACCCGGCCGCACCCCCTGCTGGCCGCGCACGCCGGGGAGTGGTCCGTCGAGCCGGACGCCACGGGGGTCACCGTGGTGTGCCGGCACGACGTCCTGCTGGACGCGGGCGCGGTCGAGCGGATGCTGGGACCCGGCGCGGACCCCGCGCGGGCGGGCCGGTACGTGCGGGAGGTGCTGGGCCGCGAGAGCCTGGCCACCCTGGAGCCCGCGCAGCAGTACGCCAGGGAGTCGGTCAGGAGCCTGCGGCCGGTGTGA
- a CDS encoding ScbA/BarX family gamma-butyrolactone biosynthesis protein produces MSASTFQVERTAGYEPAWRTTTPPLGQRGNRFTSLTSTVPKELVHRASVAEVLLTDWERVDHSRFAVSAQWPRSHSFFTPIAGAYHDPLMCVETIRQIGSLLGHAEYGVPFGQHFLLWDLSVTVVPEHLQVSRTPASLDIDVSCTEVRRRNGDLGGLNYEAVVHRAGHVVATGRVSYTCTTPAVYRRIRPPHTLLPGHKPLPLTAPVAPQSVGRISPTDVVLSPTGTPDRWQLRVDSLHPILFDHPVDHVPGMVLLEAARQAASAALGRSSLLPLNISGDFKRYAELDVPCFIEAERLHDGAPGGEETVVVTGHQDGHLVFGSTVTAAPYIG; encoded by the coding sequence ATGAGCGCGAGCACGTTTCAAGTCGAGCGCACAGCGGGCTACGAACCGGCCTGGCGGACGACCACCCCTCCGCTCGGACAACGGGGTAACCGCTTCACCTCGCTCACCTCCACCGTCCCGAAGGAATTAGTGCACCGTGCCTCGGTCGCCGAAGTCCTTCTCACCGACTGGGAACGGGTCGACCACAGCCGATTCGCCGTCAGCGCGCAGTGGCCCCGCTCCCACAGCTTCTTCACGCCCATCGCGGGCGCCTACCACGACCCCCTCATGTGCGTCGAAACGATTCGGCAGATCGGCAGCCTGCTGGGCCACGCCGAATACGGAGTCCCTTTCGGCCAGCACTTCCTGCTGTGGGACCTCAGCGTCACCGTCGTCCCCGAACACCTCCAGGTCAGCAGGACCCCCGCCTCCCTCGACATCGACGTCAGCTGCACCGAGGTGAGACGGCGCAACGGTGACCTGGGCGGCCTGAACTACGAGGCCGTGGTCCACCGCGCGGGCCACGTCGTCGCGACGGGACGCGTCTCCTACACCTGCACCACTCCCGCCGTGTACCGGCGCATACGCCCGCCGCACACCCTGCTGCCCGGCCACAAGCCGCTGCCCCTGACCGCTCCCGTCGCACCGCAGAGCGTGGGACGGATCTCGCCCACCGACGTGGTCCTGTCACCCACCGGTACACCGGACCGCTGGCAGCTCCGGGTGGACTCCCTCCACCCCATCCTCTTCGACCACCCGGTCGACCACGTTCCGGGCATGGTGCTGCTGGAGGCCGCCCGGCAGGCCGCGTCGGCCGCCCTGGGCCGCTCCTCCCTCCTGCCGCTCAACATCTCCGGCGATTTCAAGCGCTACGCCGAACTCGACGTGCCGTGCTTCATCGAGGCCGAACGCCTGCACGACGGCGCGCCCGGAGGGGAGGAGACGGTGGTCGTGACGGGCCACCAGGACGGCCACCTCGTCTTCGGTTCCACCGTGACGGCGGCCCCGTACATCGGCTGA
- a CDS encoding SDR family oxidoreductase translates to MILVTGATGTVGREVLRRIGSGPAVRAMARQPERVVAGPATVEAVHGDYDDPASLARAVRGVDTAFLVTSRVGRDDDARFLAAARSAGVRHVVKLSAAAVGDGRADDLITRWQRENEEVLRGSGMEWTLLRPRSFMSNALSWAGPVRAEGVVRGLYGTSPNACVDPGDIAEVAVRAFGEPGHTGRVHTLTGPRALSAVEQTAQLSDLLGRPLRFEEWDPEQARAVWGARYPAAVAEALLQSAERQRAGAKAGVGSTVQDVLGRPARSFRQWAGEHLAAFGPR, encoded by the coding sequence ATGATTCTCGTGACGGGGGCCACCGGGACGGTGGGACGGGAGGTACTGCGCCGCATCGGTTCAGGGCCGGCGGTCAGGGCCATGGCGAGGCAACCGGAACGTGTCGTGGCCGGACCGGCGACGGTCGAGGCCGTCCACGGGGACTACGACGACCCCGCTTCGCTCGCCCGGGCCGTGCGGGGGGTGGACACCGCCTTCCTGGTGACCAGCCGCGTCGGCCGCGACGACGACGCGCGGTTCCTGGCGGCCGCGCGGTCGGCCGGGGTGCGGCACGTGGTGAAGCTCTCCGCCGCCGCCGTCGGGGACGGCCGGGCGGATGACCTCATCACCCGCTGGCAGCGGGAGAACGAGGAGGTCCTGCGGGGATCGGGGATGGAGTGGACGCTGCTGCGCCCGCGTTCCTTCATGTCCAACGCCCTCTCCTGGGCGGGTCCGGTACGTGCGGAGGGTGTCGTGCGGGGCCTGTACGGGACGTCGCCGAACGCCTGCGTCGATCCGGGAGACATCGCGGAGGTGGCCGTGCGCGCGTTCGGCGAGCCGGGACACACCGGGCGCGTACACACGCTGACCGGACCCCGGGCGCTCTCGGCGGTGGAGCAGACGGCCCAGCTGTCCGACCTGTTGGGCCGGCCGCTGCGGTTCGAGGAGTGGGACCCGGAGCAGGCCCGCGCGGTGTGGGGGGCGCGGTATCCAGCGGCCGTGGCGGAGGCACTGCTGCAGAGCGCCGAGCGGCAGCGTGCCGGGGCCAAGGCCGGGGTGGGGAGTACGGTTCAGGACGTCCTGGGCAGGCCGGCCCGTTCGTTCCGGCAGTGGGCCGGGGAGCACCTGGCGGCCTTCGGGCCGCGCTGA
- a CDS encoding AraC family transcriptional regulator, protein MDTLTGLLDGPQARGAFILKSVLNPPWSLRVEDRAPLSVIALVSGSAWLLPGDREPVLIGPGDVAVVRGPAPYGLADSPGTPGTDVPQIVVGPDQRCSTEEGEDLTDTLARGVRTWGDAREEPGAAVLLSGTYQAPSEVGRRLLGTLPTVLVRPAGAADATLIGLLASETARDEPGQELVLDRLLDLLLIGVLRAWLAAPGSGAPAWHRAQGDPVVGVALRLLHEDPAHGWTVAELARRAGVSRAVLARRFTALVGEPPVAYLTGWRLALAADLLREPEATVATVARRVGYGSAFALSTAFKRVRGISPQEFRAGTSPVPAGTSATVVLA, encoded by the coding sequence ATGGACACGCTGACCGGCCTGCTGGACGGGCCCCAGGCCCGCGGGGCCTTCATCCTCAAGTCCGTCCTCAACCCGCCCTGGTCCCTGAGGGTCGAGGACAGGGCCCCGCTGTCGGTGATCGCCCTGGTGAGCGGGTCCGCGTGGCTGCTGCCCGGGGACCGCGAGCCGGTCCTGATCGGCCCCGGCGACGTGGCGGTGGTACGGGGACCCGCGCCGTACGGGCTCGCCGACAGCCCCGGCACCCCCGGCACCGACGTCCCGCAGATCGTGGTGGGACCGGACCAGCGGTGCAGCACGGAGGAGGGCGAGGACCTGACGGACACCCTGGCGCGGGGTGTGCGGACCTGGGGCGACGCCCGGGAGGAGCCGGGGGCGGCGGTGCTGCTGAGCGGCACCTACCAGGCCCCGAGCGAGGTCGGGCGGCGGCTGCTGGGCACGCTCCCGACGGTGCTGGTCCGGCCGGCCGGGGCGGCCGACGCCACCCTGATCGGGCTGCTGGCCTCCGAGACGGCCCGTGACGAGCCCGGCCAGGAGCTGGTGCTGGACCGGCTGTTGGACCTGTTGCTGATCGGCGTGCTGCGGGCGTGGCTCGCCGCTCCCGGCTCGGGGGCACCGGCCTGGCACCGGGCGCAGGGCGATCCGGTCGTCGGGGTCGCCCTGCGGCTGCTGCACGAGGACCCCGCGCACGGCTGGACCGTGGCGGAACTCGCACGGCGGGCGGGGGTGTCGCGGGCCGTGCTGGCCCGCCGGTTCACCGCGCTCGTCGGGGAGCCGCCGGTCGCGTACCTGACGGGCTGGCGGCTGGCCCTGGCCGCCGACCTGCTGCGCGAGCCGGAGGCCACGGTGGCGACGGTGGCCCGCCGGGTCGGCTACGGGAGCGCGTTCGCGCTGTCGACGGCCTTCAAGCGGGTGCGCGGGATCAGCCCGCAGGAGTTCCGCGCGGGCACCTCGCCGGTGCCCGCGGGGACTTCGGCCACGGTGGTGCTGGCCTGA
- a CDS encoding ScbR family autoregulator-binding transcription factor encodes MAEQIRAIRTRQAILGAAAKIFEERGYQAATISEILAEAGVTKGALYFHFQSKEDLAFGVLNAQNQSLVVPDRAIKMQGIVDIVMLHTHRLQTDPMVRAGVRLTMDQLAQGLDRSGPFLAWAVPMREGLERAQSQGELLPQIDPAETADVIVGTYAGIQSMSQALTEYEDLVVRVTALMRHLLPSIVQSSVLTSLHLGENRGAEVYAEAVRAMEISQAREDLAS; translated from the coding sequence GTGGCTGAGCAAATTCGAGCCATCCGCACACGCCAGGCGATCCTCGGCGCGGCGGCCAAGATCTTCGAGGAACGCGGCTACCAGGCGGCCACCATCTCCGAGATCCTTGCGGAGGCGGGAGTGACCAAGGGAGCCCTGTACTTCCACTTCCAGTCGAAGGAGGACCTGGCCTTCGGCGTGCTCAACGCGCAGAACCAGAGCCTCGTCGTCCCCGACCGCGCGATCAAGATGCAGGGGATCGTGGACATCGTCATGCTGCACACCCACCGCCTGCAGACGGACCCGATGGTCCGCGCGGGCGTGCGGCTGACGATGGACCAGCTGGCACAGGGCCTCGACCGCAGCGGCCCCTTCCTCGCCTGGGCCGTGCCGATGCGCGAGGGCCTGGAAAGGGCCCAGAGCCAGGGCGAACTGCTCCCCCAGATCGATCCGGCCGAGACCGCCGACGTCATCGTCGGCACCTACGCCGGCATCCAGTCCATGTCGCAGGCCCTCACCGAGTACGAGGACCTGGTGGTCAGGGTCACCGCGCTCATGCGCCACCTGCTGCCGAGCATCGTGCAGTCCTCCGTCCTCACCTCCCTGCACCTCGGAGAGAACCGCGGGGCCGAGGTCTACGCCGAGGCCGTCCGGGCGATGGAGATCTCGCAGGCCCGCGAAGACCTCGCCAGCTGA
- a CDS encoding GNAT family N-acetyltransferase: MISSSLRLVPVTPADFEAVCAVRVHPHQEHLVSPVQKSLAEAYVHGDTAWPRALVDGDEVVGFVMAFLDIVWDPAKDPEHRRSGLWRLNIAAGHQGKGYGSFAVGAVLEELRRRGTGRAYVCWDTGEGTPEPFYAGLGFRHTGEFSGGQTVGVLDLV; the protein is encoded by the coding sequence ATGATCAGCTCTTCGCTCCGTCTGGTACCGGTCACCCCGGCCGACTTCGAGGCCGTGTGCGCCGTGCGGGTGCACCCGCACCAGGAACACCTCGTCTCCCCCGTCCAGAAGTCGCTGGCCGAGGCCTACGTCCACGGGGACACCGCCTGGCCGCGGGCCCTGGTCGACGGTGACGAGGTCGTCGGCTTCGTCATGGCCTTCCTCGACATCGTCTGGGACCCGGCGAAGGACCCGGAGCACCGCCGTTCCGGCCTGTGGCGCCTGAACATCGCGGCCGGCCACCAGGGCAAGGGGTACGGCAGCTTCGCGGTGGGGGCGGTCCTGGAGGAACTCCGCCGTCGCGGCACCGGGCGGGCGTACGTCTGCTGGGACACCGGCGAGGGCACCCCCGAGCCCTTCTACGCAGGCCTCGGCTTCCGCCACACCGGCGAATTCAGCGGCGGCCAGACCGTCGGCGTGCTGGACCTGGTGTAG
- a CDS encoding AfsR/SARP family transcriptional regulator, whose amino-acid sequence MDIDVLGALTVRENGVSITPTAAKPRQVLALLALHADQVVPVSALIEELWGEQPPRSARTTLQTYVLQLRGLIATALEGTDGTRTPKDVLVTLPGGYMLSSAGGTSDVREFDRLAGMGYRAMDAGDFPGAARLLREALALWSGPAFADVEGGVQLDMETRRLEETRLCALDQRIEADLRLGRHRELLAELTVLASRYRIHENLHGQFMLALHRSGRRGEALSVYQRLRATLVRELGIEPSSALRSLQRSILMSGPESPAESPETARKRLARVG is encoded by the coding sequence GTGGACATCGATGTACTGGGCGCACTGACCGTGCGGGAGAACGGGGTCTCCATCACGCCGACCGCCGCCAAGCCCCGTCAGGTGCTGGCCCTGCTCGCGCTCCACGCGGACCAGGTGGTCCCGGTGTCCGCGCTGATCGAGGAACTGTGGGGCGAGCAGCCGCCGCGCAGTGCCCGTACGACGCTCCAGACCTACGTGCTCCAGCTGCGCGGCCTGATCGCCACCGCGCTGGAGGGCACCGACGGGACGCGGACCCCCAAGGACGTGCTCGTCACGCTGCCCGGCGGCTACATGCTCAGCAGCGCCGGCGGGACCAGCGACGTCCGCGAATTCGACCGGCTGGCCGGAATGGGCTACCGGGCGATGGACGCGGGCGACTTCCCCGGTGCCGCACGGCTGCTGCGCGAGGCGCTGGCGCTCTGGTCCGGGCCGGCCTTCGCCGACGTGGAGGGCGGTGTCCAGCTGGACATGGAGACGCGGCGCCTGGAGGAGACCCGGCTGTGCGCGCTCGACCAGCGCATCGAGGCCGACCTGCGCCTGGGCCGGCACCGCGAACTGCTCGCGGAACTGACCGTCCTGGCCAGCCGCTACCGCATCCACGAGAACCTGCACGGGCAGTTCATGCTCGCCCTCCACCGCTCCGGCCGCCGCGGCGAGGCGCTCAGCGTCTACCAGCGGCTGCGCGCCACCCTCGTCCGCGAGCTCGGCATCGAGCCGTCCTCCGCCCTGCGCAGTCTCCAGCGGTCGATCCTGATGAGCGGCCCCGAGAGCCCGGCGGAATCCCCGGAGACGGCCCGCAAGCGGCTCGCCCGAGTGGGCTGA
- a CDS encoding response regulator transcription factor has protein sequence MNQRTMAVLEPHTVAAGANGGFSPAEGPRTPQHTPTQSALWRILIVESNSAEAETLARGLRRHGHEVDIVGTGGEALRSYVDADLVLLDLELPDLDGLEVCRGIRAAHEIPLIAVTARGSELDRVLGLQAGADDYLAKPYGFRELMARMEAVMRRARPTRPVAATITRGPLRIDSGTREVTLDGVPVETTRKEFDMLYLLASHPDTVIPRKMLMQQVWGDSWSRRTVDTHVSTLRNKIGAGWIITIRGVGFRFGQG, from the coding sequence ATGAACCAGCGGACCATGGCTGTGCTGGAACCTCACACAGTCGCCGCGGGAGCGAACGGCGGTTTCTCACCGGCCGAAGGCCCGAGAACACCGCAGCACACGCCGACGCAGTCGGCGCTGTGGCGGATCCTCATCGTGGAGAGCAACTCGGCCGAGGCCGAGACGCTGGCGCGCGGTCTGCGCCGGCACGGGCACGAGGTCGACATCGTGGGTACCGGTGGCGAGGCGCTGCGCAGCTACGTTGACGCCGACCTGGTGCTCCTCGACCTGGAACTGCCCGACCTGGACGGCTTGGAGGTCTGCCGGGGCATCCGCGCCGCCCACGAGATCCCCCTGATAGCGGTCACCGCCCGGGGCAGCGAACTCGACCGGGTCCTCGGCCTCCAGGCGGGCGCGGACGACTACCTGGCCAAGCCCTACGGATTCCGCGAACTGATGGCCCGCATGGAGGCCGTCATGCGCCGGGCGCGCCCCACCCGGCCCGTCGCCGCCACCATCACCCGTGGTCCGCTGCGGATCGACTCGGGGACGCGCGAGGTGACGCTGGACGGGGTGCCCGTCGAGACCACCCGCAAGGAGTTCGACATGCTCTACCTCCTCGCGTCCCATCCCGACACCGTCATCCCCCGCAAGATGCTGATGCAGCAGGTGTGGGGCGACTCCTGGTCCCGCCGGACCGTGGACACGCACGTGAGCACCCTGCGCAACAAGATAGGCGCCGGATGGATCATCACCATCCGCGGCGTCGGCTTCCGGTTCGGCCAGGGCTGA
- a CDS encoding AfsR/SARP family transcriptional regulator, with amino-acid sequence MEIQVLGPLSAEVNGASIVPTAGKPRQILALLALYPGRVMPVPTLMEEIWGTKLPESALTTLQTYILQLRRRLGTAMGPGAPGTAKDVLATRHGGYLLQIPQESVDVHAYEALVAGGQSAFDEGDDERAAQMLRKALDLWQGPALVDVKVGPILEIEVLRLAESRLVTTERRIDVDLRLGRHSELLAELTELMARNPQHEGLHSQAMVALYRSGRQATALDVYRRLRARLIGELGVEPSQQLQRLHQAMLRVDPALDVAAGPRRSSTFDLYAA; translated from the coding sequence GTGGAGATTCAGGTTCTGGGTCCGTTGAGTGCCGAGGTCAACGGGGCATCGATCGTTCCTACGGCGGGCAAGCCGCGTCAGATCCTGGCGCTTCTCGCGCTCTACCCGGGCCGGGTGATGCCCGTACCGACCCTGATGGAGGAGATCTGGGGGACCAAGCTCCCGGAGAGCGCCCTCACCACCCTGCAGACGTACATCCTGCAGCTGCGCCGCAGACTGGGCACCGCGATGGGACCGGGCGCCCCCGGCACGGCCAAGGACGTGCTCGCGACCCGGCACGGAGGCTACCTGCTCCAGATCCCGCAGGAGTCGGTGGACGTCCACGCGTACGAGGCCCTCGTGGCCGGTGGCCAGAGCGCCTTCGACGAGGGCGACGACGAACGCGCGGCGCAGATGCTGCGCAAGGCCCTCGACCTGTGGCAGGGACCCGCCCTCGTCGACGTCAAGGTCGGGCCGATCCTGGAGATCGAGGTGCTGCGGCTGGCGGAGAGCCGGCTGGTCACCACCGAGCGGCGCATCGACGTGGACCTGCGCCTGGGACGGCACAGCGAACTCCTCGCCGAGCTCACCGAGCTGATGGCCAGGAACCCGCAGCACGAGGGGCTGCACTCGCAGGCGATGGTCGCGCTGTACCGGTCCGGACGGCAGGCCACCGCGCTGGACGTGTACCGAAGGCTCCGGGCCCGGCTGATCGGTGAACTCGGCGTGGAACCCTCGCAGCAGCTCCAGCGCCTGCACCAGGCGATGCTCCGGGTGGACCCGGCGCTCGACGTGGCCGCGGGCCCGCGCCGCAGCTCGACCTTCGACCTCTACGCGGCCTGA
- a CDS encoding FAD-dependent monooxygenase, with the protein MRAEVVVVGGGPVGLLVAAELAGYGVDTLVLEARAEISERPRATTLHARAVQSLARRGHLPPDVGPASAGTAAGRFHFAGIHELLITVPETEPEPILKRPQAELERRFEARALAAGARVLREHRVTGVTQRDGAVRLTVEGPEGTAACSAAYVVGADGARSTVRDLAGIDSDATPATVSALVGLARLRDPGDLEQGWLRTPRGWIVSKRTPAGETHIRTVDCSGAHAGREAQPSPQELQREVSRIAGRDVAMEGARWISRFSDFTRLARTFRAERVFLVGDAAHLHFPIGGQGLSTGVLDALNLGWKLALAVRGTAGAGLLDTYDLERRPAAQGVVDNTRAQLALMRQGAEVDALREVFTGLLAADRDGGRIGDMISGQGTVLPAHTGRPCGSEGRFPPNARILTRAGETDLIGLLREGGPLLLLFGEPAGRHGEEARPWSDTVRVVHAQPTPAMPYEALLVRPDGHIAWSQDGGRLADALSWYFGPRVRAAVGGADQLARSSRACEISIARTASA; encoded by the coding sequence GTGCGCGCTGAAGTGGTGGTCGTCGGCGGAGGGCCGGTCGGTCTGCTGGTCGCGGCCGAGCTGGCCGGGTACGGGGTCGACACGCTGGTACTGGAGGCGCGGGCGGAGATCAGCGAGCGGCCCAGGGCCACCACCCTCCACGCCCGCGCGGTACAGAGCCTGGCCCGGCGCGGGCACCTCCCGCCGGACGTGGGACCGGCGTCCGCCGGTACGGCCGCGGGCCGGTTCCACTTCGCCGGCATCCACGAACTGCTCATCACCGTGCCCGAGACGGAGCCGGAGCCGATCCTCAAGCGCCCCCAGGCCGAGCTTGAGCGCCGGTTCGAGGCACGGGCGCTGGCGGCGGGCGCGCGGGTACTGCGGGAGCACCGGGTCACGGGGGTCACGCAGCGGGACGGCGCCGTGCGGCTCACCGTCGAGGGGCCGGAGGGGACGGCTGCCTGTTCCGCCGCCTACGTCGTCGGGGCGGACGGGGCCCGCAGTACGGTCCGCGACCTGGCGGGCATCGACTCCGACGCCACTCCCGCCACGGTGTCGGCCCTGGTGGGCCTGGCACGGCTGCGGGACCCCGGTGACCTGGAGCAGGGCTGGCTGCGGACTCCGCGCGGCTGGATCGTCTCCAAGCGGACGCCCGCGGGCGAGACGCACATCCGTACCGTCGACTGCTCCGGCGCCCACGCGGGCCGGGAGGCGCAGCCGTCGCCGCAGGAGCTCCAGCGCGAGGTGTCCCGGATCGCCGGGCGCGACGTCGCGATGGAAGGGGCCCGGTGGATCAGCCGGTTCAGCGACTTCACGCGCCTGGCCCGCACCTTCCGCGCGGAACGCGTCTTCCTGGTGGGCGACGCGGCGCACCTGCACTTCCCCATCGGCGGCCAGGGGCTGAGCACGGGGGTGCTGGACGCCCTCAACCTCGGCTGGAAACTGGCCCTCGCCGTGCGCGGCACGGCGGGTGCGGGCCTGCTGGACACCTACGACCTCGAACGCAGGCCGGCGGCACAGGGGGTCGTCGACAACACGCGGGCACAGCTCGCGCTGATGCGGCAGGGGGCCGAAGTCGACGCGCTGCGCGAGGTGTTCACCGGGCTCCTGGCCGCGGACCGGGACGGCGGGCGGATCGGCGACATGATCAGTGGCCAGGGGACGGTGCTGCCCGCCCACACGGGCCGGCCCTGCGGGTCCGAAGGACGGTTCCCGCCGAACGCGCGGATCCTCACGCGGGCGGGCGAGACCGACCTGATCGGGCTCCTGCGGGAGGGAGGCCCGCTCCTCCTCCTCTTCGGCGAGCCGGCCGGCCGCCACGGGGAAGAGGCGCGCCCGTGGTCGGACACCGTGCGCGTGGTGCACGCACAGCCGACCCCGGCGATGCCGTACGAGGCGCTGCTGGTGCGTCCCGACGGCCACATCGCCTGGTCACAGGACGGCGGCCGGCTGGCCGACGCCCTGTCCTGGTACTTCGGGCCGCGGGTGCGCGCGGCCGTGGGCGGCGCGGATCAGCTGGCGAGGTCTTCGCGGGCCTGCGAGATCTCCATCGCCCGGACGGCCTCGGCGTAG
- a CDS encoding phosphopantetheine-binding protein: MDRLELTELARILRIWGGEEECAELSEDVQDLYWDELGYDSLSVLQAIGSIERRYDVLLDGELLELADTPRSFLRCVNQVLRSRAAAAV, encoded by the coding sequence ATGGACCGGCTGGAGCTCACGGAGCTGGCCCGCATCCTGCGGATCTGGGGAGGCGAGGAGGAGTGCGCGGAGCTGAGCGAGGACGTGCAGGACCTGTACTGGGACGAGCTCGGCTACGACTCGCTCTCCGTCCTGCAGGCCATCGGCTCCATCGAGCGGAGGTACGACGTACTCCTCGACGGTGAGCTGCTCGAACTGGCGGACACGCCGAGGAGCTTCCTGCGGTGCGTCAACCAGGTCCTGCGCAGCCGGGCCGCCGCCGCGGTGTGA